The Pygocentrus nattereri isolate fPygNat1 chromosome 29, fPygNat1.pri, whole genome shotgun sequence genomic sequence AATAAACCACCTGAGGGTCCAGTCGGCTTTTAGATTTGCTTTATTTCATGTGTGTCAGTTATGCTTTAATCTATaatgtgtatgtttatattaGATTCACCAGAGCAGAGTGTAGAAGGGCTGGGAATTATGAAGTACTATTGAAGGCCTTGTGTGGAAGTGAGTAAAGcaatgttcacattaccaggtggaggtggcacaaatctgattttctgccctcatgtgactcagatctggtgttttcagagctgtgtggacacaaatctgatcttttcaaatccaacctgagccactttcatatgtgatcTTAGATCGGATATGTATTCAATATCGTggtcatgtgaccttaatgtgacgctcaggacttcaggtgttttttttttccactgcccTGCATTACCATGGTAACAGCGCTGAAAAGactttaaagcctgtaaatggcagaaaagcagctcatctcacctttttctccttcgtctggctgtagtaatgaagctgagagctgatcagagtcaGCGACGCTTGTTCTgcttgttagtttgtgctgatgatgcagttaTTCAGTCACATTCCGTCCGTCTCACCTTGTCTTGCGCTACATGTCGCTCCTTCCTGCAGTGTTGTTCAAGATGGATGGACCCTAGGCGCTTACCTGGGATCTCGTCGTGTATCCTCAGTGCCAGGGGATAGGCTGTCTCCGGTTTGGTTGCGTTGGGACATGTCTACAAGCGGCCAGAGCTTCATCCCAATGGAACAACCACATACCGGAGTCTCGCTTTCTCGTTGgttggctggtctttctgtaacgctGGGGAGTGATGAGGAGCCGGACGCAGATGCGGAGATAAATGAGATTTATTCAGGGCCAATCCAGATTcggggtcagaacagtccagggtcaaggaaCCAAAACTGAGAGATCGAGGTACAGACATAATGAcataatgaacagaaacacagaactacacaaacacagaccagCAAGGGACTAAGGAAAACACGGAgctcaaatacaacagggataacaacAGTTCAcatgacacaggtggaaaacaggtggttacaattaggggcggagtcaagaaacaagagggcaggacagggaagaatcaaaacaaagaaagcacatggacaagtaaacaaaagcacatggaagactgaaaccaaaacaaaagcacatggatgactgggaggggccaatcgtgacaataatCATCAGCTTACAGGACAAAAACATATTACTCAAACAGGTTATTATAAAATTAGGTCAACTAAGTCATTTTAAGTCAGCGGTATGTGAGCACAGTACTCTGGAAGtataaaatgtcacatttttacattgttaGTTTTATAAAATTTAGGTGGACAATAGACTAACAAAGACTTGATTACACTAGGCCTAAATTACAGCATGACAACATGGTATAGAATGTTTCAACAACGACAGAATGGAGAGTAAAAACTGCACAAACATGCTAATCATCCTGTTCTCTGTGATGTTTGCAGTCAGACTCTCAGTTAAAGTTGTTTCCTTTGACAAGGAAGAAAGTTCCAGCAGCGACTCCCAGCACTCCAGCAGCCAGACCCACTCCACAGTACACAGACAGGCCCACACCTGGCAAGGTGTCCTGCACATCTGTAGAACACAGACATACAAAGGTAAAGTAAATGTCTGCATGTTCAACTTATTTGCAAAGTTTACTGAGAAATGTGCAGCTGTGatttattttatacttatttTAGCTCTGGTAGCATTATTATATCTTACATTATTTCTTAGATAAACataatattacttttatttgaaAGGTTTATTTGTCCTGCACATGTTTGTGTTCTGGAAATGAGTCTTTGTCTGACTACAAGCTGTATTCACAGTTACACTCCTGGATCCATTAATAAACCCATTAACAGAATTAGGTGTGTAAGCAGGTATAAATCTCACCCCATGTTTTGGTCAGTGGTCTGTCCAGGGCCGTGTGCTCCACGGTGCAGGCGTAGATGTCGCCCTCCTCTGGAGTGAAGCTCAGGCGTGAGACCAGGTTGAAAGTCCCATCATAATTAGGGTAACGTCTGCTCAGAGTAACTCCATCTGTCACATTGACGTTGTTCTTAGTCCACGACACTCCAACACGTGAGGGGTAGAATCCAGTAAGGTGACAGATGAGGGTGTTTCTAGAGCCCAGCTCCACATCGTCCTTGGAGTAGACGGAGGTTT encodes the following:
- the LOC108415681 gene encoding H-2 class II histocompatibility antigen, A-Q alpha chain-like — translated: MKLCLIFVSSALLYTKAKFKHRDLGLTLCSDTEKEEMYGLDGEEKWHADFSEGKGVMTLPDFADPTSFEEGYYEMAVANVDICKQNLASCVKAYHYPAEPKVAPQTSVYSKDDVELGSRNTLICHLTGFYPSRVGVSWTKNNVNVTDGVTLSRRYPNYDGTFNLVSRLSFTPEEGDIYACTVEHTALDRPLTKTWDVQDTLPGVGLSVYCGVGLAAGVLGVAAGTFFLVKGNNFN